A genomic window from Lotus japonicus ecotype B-129 chromosome 1, LjGifu_v1.2 includes:
- the LOC130729831 gene encoding uncharacterized protein LOC130729831, whose protein sequence is MFEPPPPPPSPMAIDGADQDAVLANSTVLSRSEVIARRLRRVKQLARCYRGHYWALMEDLKSKYRDYYWTYGKSPFKDDDHGGANGTVVSEEKVNGTADHASAAAGVDFVRCASGGCKTKAMAMSRFCHAHIVFDTKQKLYVGCTTVAKNLPTGPSFCNKPVLTSVVPRSCHQHYQLGEKCLTRAIRRAGYNIPINRKPSLPLHVVIPEFVREIQNKRKVALKATVPKPETK, encoded by the exons ATGTTCGAACCACCGCCTCCTCCGCCATCTCCGATGGCCATCGACGGCGCCGACCAAGACGCCGTGCTAGCAAACTCCACCGTCCTATCCCGGAGCGAGGTCATCGCTCGGCGCCTCCGCCGAGTGAAACAACTCGCGCGCTGCTACAGAGGCCACTACTGGGCTCTCATGGAAGATCTCAAGTCCAAGTACAGAGACTACTACTGGACTTACGGTAAGAGCCCCTTCAAGGACGACGACCACGGTGGCGCAAACGGCACCGTCGTTTCTGAGGAGAAAGTTAACGGCACTGCTGACCATGCTTCCGCCGCCGCTGGGGTTGATTTTGTTCGCTGCGCTTCCGGTGGGTGTAAGACGAAGGCCATGGCTATGTCTAGGTTCTGTCACGCGCATATAGTGTTCGATACTAAGCAGAAACTCTATGTTGGATGCACTACCGTTGCCAAAAA CTTGCCAACAGGTCCATCTTTTTGTAATAAGCCAGTATTGACATCCGTGGTACCTCGTTCATGCCACCAGCATTATCAATTAGGTGAAAAGTGCTTGACTCGTGCAATAAGAAGAGCAGGTTATAATATCCCAATTAATCGTAAGCCTAGTCTGCCGTTGCATGTAGTGATTCCTGAATTTGTTcgcgaaattcaaaataaacGAAAAGTTGCACTTAAAGCAACTGTACCTAAACCTGAGACTAAATGA